The sequence CTTGTTAATACCTCATGAGTTCTTTCGAAATATATATTCAGAGAAGTCATTTGAGGTCTTGAAGAACGTACGAGAGGCATCTGTGAGCTGATCTGCCATGAAACTTACAAAACGCGGCCGGCCAATCTTTGCGCTTCTTAGTGGCGGAGTCATGGCGACGATGATCCGAACCTTCAACGAATTTCCTCTTTTCCTCTCAATGGTCAACACAGCACCAAACTACTTTTTGGCTATGGTGTCTGCCAACAACCCtcaaacaatttgcaagttagCCAAGAGTTTTCTCCAGAGTCTAGCAGAAATCGATGCCAGGATTATGCAACATAgtattttacattattttctGCCTTCTGTAATATGAAATctgtaaaaagaaattgatactgctatatataaaatagaattttagtgACAAATGTTCTATAATTATTATGTATGGATTAATTACCATGATCACAACAAGTCTTTGTCCGACAGACAATTGCTTTATTCCTCGCGTAGACTATTCAATGAGAGAGAGCTTTAAGTAACCTTTAGTTGTCAACACCCAaataactttctttttctttctttttggtccAACACGCCCCAATTTAAATAACCTTTCAATCTTGCGACTTAAATATTCGATATTTATGATTTCTTATCAAATAATGAGAAACTAACACCGAGTTATTTGATCGATGGACCTCTATGAGAAACTTGATGGCATATGATTTGTAGATTTAAAATTTACTCATCTTATAAAGAAATACCGAGTTAAAATGGAGGGAgtagaaataattaaatttgcaaggaaaaataaaaaaagaaggattgTTATCGATCCTCTtacaatcataataataatctgCTTCACTAATTAAATTTAGTAGATGGATCTCCTGAAAGGATCTCCCATCCTTTCAGGAGATCCATGGACATGTATTCCTAGCTCGGCAACAAAGCTGCTGTTGAAGACGGATAGTGACAGAAGAGCAGAAATGGTGAAAGGATCTTCAATGTTTTCCGGGAATTAAGGTAGAGGTGAGACCACATAATGCCATAATATTTGCACTCACAACACAAGGCTACATCAAGTCCAGACGGCGGCgagacaataaaacaattatatagtCGAGTGGTTTAAGACACTTGTATGGATCCCCACATTGACGGGGACAATTTATGATTCAATGCCATTGAGACACAGAAACTCGTGTGAAGAACATAACCCTCTAGAACCcacaagaatttaataaaagaattaatgaaaaccctgtaaagaaaaaaaagtgtcaTATTCCCAAACCCAAAAGTATCTACACCCCCAAATTACAGCTTTCTTCTCAAAAATATTTCCTTCTCTTCGGCCATTGGCAAGCATGTCGCGTCCAGTCTGTGGACTGCCTCCAGGCCCCTTGAATCCATAATGATCTTGATGTGGCCTAATCACAGTTCAAGCCACACAGTTCCAAGACAGGACCATCTCTTGACACAAATGGGTTTATACGAACCCACAGGAGAGTTAGGATTGAAGACAGTAGAATTGACCATACCAAAATGATGGTGGGCATGCGATCTTGTTTCCCGAGAAGCCCTTTGAGGAAGGGGTAGAGGTGGAGGATGACCCATAGGGCAAAAAATAGCCTCCCAAACAATGGACCCCATGAATCATACCCATTGTTGATGGCGTCTGAGACCCCAACCACAACGCCAACTATGTTCATGATCAACAACGTTGTAGGAGGGATCAACAGTGATGTCCACTTGAATATGTAAAGCTCTGAGAATTCTCCATCATCTGCTCCTTTTGATGTAACAGTGAAGTTTGTACTAACACCAGCCAAAACCTTGAGCAAACCCTGGAAGAGAGCAAACAGGTGTGATGAAACACCTCCAATCACCCAAAATTGTTCATTTCTCCACCAGTCATCTATCCCGACACCACCCCACTGCATCTCGAGGATACCAGTTGCAGCTATAGATATGAAGAGGGCTATGAACACGATACTGGCATAATTACTAATCTGTACAACATAAAAGACCCGATTTAGATTGAAGAGTAGATGATTAGTGGCAGCTAGAACCACATAAAAAAGCAGCATTTCCATGCTATACAACAACTACATGAAAAACATGCTTTTCAAAGAACAATAATTCTttcaaatcccatgcaaccatgAGCTGATTAACAATAAGCGATCAAGCTACTTAACAGAACATGTCTCGTAGAAAGAAGGGATGATTGATAAACATAATAGAGACGCAACAGATCATAACAGAAACTTTCAAGATTTTAGGAAGAATAACCAACTTTTACCAAGAATAACTATGTTTCAATTTTCCAACTGAATTTAATAACACAATGCGGGGCGTTACCTCAGGAACAATGAATTTCCCAGTGAGAAGGCATATGGCTGGTAGTGTACAGTAAATAAGCAAGGGAATGGATGTCCAAGGATACACAACTGAGTTTATGTAGGAAAATCGTTCCAACCACTTCAATCCACCCCCATAACCATACCAAATTGGACAGTGTCTACTGAAGAAAATCTCAACAGAACCGAGGGCCCACCGAAGAACCTGGTGTAGACGATCTGACAGGTTAATTGGAGCTGACCCCTTGAATGCAGGCCGCTTAGGTATGCAGTAAACAGACCGCCATCCATGGCAGTGCATCTTGAATCCTGTCAAGATATCCTCTGTAACAGAGCCATATATCCAGCCAACCTGGTTCAGTACAAAAATTTTAGATGATATGTGGGAGATAAAAGCACAACTTTCTTATGGTGGGTTTGAACAGTTCAAGTCTCTTTGTTTTCACTTACTTCCTTTCCCCATTCTGTTTTATCTTCATAACCACAGCTGATAACTTGGATGGCTTCTCTCAGCAGTGATGCAGGAGATGCATCCCGAGGAACTCCACCATTCTCAAGAAGAGTGGAAACTACAAACACTGGAGATTGCCCAAACTTCTTTTCCAGCTTCATTTGGGATGTTTCAGAAGATTTTTCCGAAGTTGATTCTGCAATATCAGCCAACTCTAAGAGATCTAAAATTTAAACACagatgaataaaacacaatggGTGCAGTAGCAGTAGCTTAGTAAAACCTTcgattccttcaatattttcaaGGGCATGTATCTGCTTTGATGCTTCCCTGTTCTttgacttcttcttctccttttttggcttcgatttcttgttttttctggaCCCACACCATAGACAGCACCATTTTGGCAAACAGTTGCAAGTCTTGCCAGGGGGCTTCTTCTTGACAGGTGCATCATAACCATAAAGTGCTTGCCTCCGAAAAACACACCCAGTTCCAACATATATTGGTCCTTGTAAACCATCTAATCCTTTCATATTTATCTGTTTTCAATTAGGAGATCAGCTTTTCCATCGTAGTCAATAACATCATAAGAGAAAAGGAGATGCAGGAAAGCGAAATACACATACATCAAAGAATACAACGTTTCGATTCGAGTATCTATCATGACGATCAATGCCATCAAATCGTTGAGGAAACTGCACATAACAAACTTTTTTCCCTGATGTTGGATCCATCATGAAACACATGGCTTCTCTAAGTGCTCCgctattgttaatataatgGTCACAATCAACATTCAGAAGATAAGGGGCATTTGACAGAACTGCAGAGACCCGCATCTATTACAATCATAAAAGAATAGACAAAGCTTATTAGTTCTTGGCCAAATGTTAAATGTTAGATAAAAATGTAACAGAACAAAAAAAGGCCATCCATAGATGTTAAGAATATACAAGTCATCCAACATCCATCGCTTACCAGTGAATTCATGGCCCCAGCCTTCTTATGGTGTTCGAACCCTGGTCTCTTCTCACGAGAAACATAAACCAGACGAGGTAACTCGCATCCTTCCACATCACGAACTCCACTTTGACCAAGGAAAACCTGCAAAGAAAAGAGCATTTTCTTTACATGGCGCATGAGTGCATCCCTACAATTTACAGTACCTAATCCTCTACTTGAGTGGCGTAAACCCCATAATTAGTGAGGAAATCTAGTAACATTTAGACTGACTAGTCACTTGACAACAGTATGTGGAGCAAGAACTGTAGAATTGGTACAATCAGCATGTCAAAAGCAATTGGATGACAGAATTTCAGGAAGCATGGCAGTTAGCTGGTAAGAGTAGCACCTCGATACAAGTAACAAACCCAGCAAACAACAAAATAGTAAAGACAAAAGTAACATCATGCTTACCAAATACATACAAAAGGAACAACAAAGCATAAGCATCAGTGTCAGGATTAAAAAACATGGTGCGTTTATCAAGGAAAAATGACTAAATTTTACCTGAACATGCATTATTTTGCAATCGACAAATCAAGAAATCAATACTTCTAGAAAGAATCGTAATCTTACCTGAATCATGCCAGGATGGTCTCGTACATTGTTTCCAGGCCATGGAGTTCCATCTTGCATTGTCCAACCATCTTCCGGAACCTTTTGTGCTGTGGAAACCAACCCATTTATCCTCACTTTGAATTCTTCATATTCTCTCTGAACCAAAAATAGAACCAAATATAATCATGAGCTAATATTGAGAAATAATCATCATGTCACTGAACTAAATTTTATGCAAGTCTTGAGAATGTACATCAATTTGGAATTCTAATCCAGTAAAACTTAGATCAACATGGATCTGAATGAAGAGAAATCGCTAACCTTCATGGCACGCCTTTCCCTGACAAATGCtggatgaactttatttttcaaatagtcAATCTTCTGAGAAAAATACCACTCAGGGGCACGGGGCTCGATGTTAAATTTCTTGCAAAATGGAACCCACTTCCTAGCAAATTCAGACGTCTCGGAGAGAGCTTCAAATGTAAGCATGGCGGCACCATCGTCTGACACATAGCATGCAACTTTATCCACAGGATAATCAACCGCGAGAATAGAGAGAACAGTGTTCGCAGTGATCAGCGGAGGTTCTTTCATAGGATCAACTGTACTTACAAAAACGTCTACACTTGCTAACTCAGATGGTTTCCCTTCTTTTTCATACCTGATAATTGAGCACAGCAATAAGCTATTGTAATTCatgcacaaaacaaaaaagaagtaaatgaagaggaggaagaatgaAATGAAGCCTGATAATTTCAGGTAGCAAAGAACATGTTACACATGGAACTAAATGGATCGGCTCCACATACCTCAGTGATAGCCTATCAAGGTATGTTTCCCGTTCTATAGGGTACCATTTTGGAAACTGGTCTAGAATCCATGATACTGCGAACCATATTTCACATATTACTGATGTCAGCCACAAACCATATGCGTCATTGACTGGGTGGAGAATTCTATAGTGAAAAAAGATGCCAATAATCACAAGACGTAGGATGATTATCATTCTGTATGGGTTTATCTTGCTTGAGGGAATTGGTAACTTCCTTGAAAGTGGCTGCCTGCCCTCATCCATCCTGAAAAAGTACATCAAGAAAGCTTGTAAGTAACCCAAATAAATGAATggataaatcaacaaaaataaacagagaaaaaaaccaatacactaaacaattttgaataaaattctaataattttgtCCAAGATTTTACAACCTTATTGATCAACAGATTACTGATTCCAACAAGAGTATTACATAGGAAAATGTAACATTCAAAAGATAAATCCATCTCTGAAAGGTTAGGTtcacaacaaaagaaaatataaggtTGTTTAAGTAGTAAATGTCAGCATTCAAGAGTGCAGATTAAAGCTGACCCTAACATGAAaccaaaatgttttctttcctgCCTCAGTGTCACCCCAACCCCAAGTGGATAGACGGTCACAAACAATTATGTGATCCGCCATTGTCTCAAGGCTTATGCAAAGCAGTGGTTATTGTGAGTTTTCCAAAAGGCAACAATAACCAACAAGGCATTTCAGATATTAAATGATTTCTTTCCAGAAACCCTTACAAACATTTAAGATTTCTAAAACTTTGTCTTTTCATGTTGTCACACCAAACATCTGCCGTTACAGATTCAAGTATATGTAATGCAAGAATGGTATAAAGAAAAGTTCGCAGGAGAACTTCGTCTTTGCATTTTGTCACACCAAACACCTGCCATCACAGATTGAAGTATATGTAATGCAAGAATGGTATAAAGAAAAGTTTGCAGGAGTCACTCACATGGGCAAATCAGGATCATCCAGTTCATCCCCTTCAAAGTTTCCACCATCATATCCTCCTTCATGCTTAACAACCTGAAGTTTGTCATTCTGTCTTTTCTTCCAATCCTCCATTCTGTCCTTCCATGCCACACTCCCATACCCGTACACTGCAATG is a genomic window of Populus alba chromosome 5, ASM523922v2, whole genome shotgun sequence containing:
- the LOC118038932 gene encoding cellulose synthase A catalytic subunit 2 [UDP-forming]; the protein is MNTGGRLIAGSHNRNEFVLINADENARIKSVKELSGQVCQICGDEIEITVDGEPFVACNECAFPVCRPCYEYERREGNQVCPQCKTRYKRLKGSPRVEGDEEEDDTDDLEHEFDYGNLDGLSPEQVAEAMLSSRINTGRASHSNTYGIPTQGELDSSPLSSKIPLLTYGEEDAEISSDRHALIVPPHMSHGNRVHPTSFSDPSIPSQPRPMVPKKDIAVYGYGSVAWKDRMEDWKKRQNDKLQVVKHEGGYDGGNFEGDELDDPDLPMMDEGRQPLSRKLPIPSSKINPYRMIIILRLVIIGIFFHYRILHPVNDAYGLWLTSVICEIWFAVSWILDQFPKWYPIERETYLDRLSLRYEKEGKPSELASVDVFVSTVDPMKEPPLITANTVLSILAVDYPVDKVACYVSDDGAAMLTFEALSETSEFARKWVPFCKKFNIEPRAPEWYFSQKIDYLKNKVHPAFVRERRAMKREYEEFKVRINGLVSTAQKVPEDGWTMQDGTPWPGNNVRDHPGMIQVFLGQSGVRDVEGCELPRLVYVSREKRPGFEHHKKAGAMNSLMRVSAVLSNAPYLLNVDCDHYINNSGALREAMCFMMDPTSGKKVCYVQFPQRFDGIDRHDRYSNRNVVFFDINMKGLDGLQGPIYVGTGCVFRRQALYGYDAPVKKKPPGKTCNCLPKWCCLWCGSRKNKKSKPKKEKKKSKNREASKQIHALENIEGIEESTSEKSSETSQMKLEKKFGQSPVFVVSTLLENGGVPRDASPASLLREAIQVISCGYEDKTEWGKEVGWIYGSVTEDILTGFKMHCHGWRSVYCIPKRPAFKGSAPINLSDRLHQVLRWALGSVEIFFSRHCPIWYGYGGGLKWLERFSYINSVVYPWTSIPLLIYCTLPAICLLTGKFIVPEISNYASIVFIALFISIAATGILEMQWGGVGIDDWWRNEQFWVIGGVSSHLFALFQGLLKVLAGVSTNFTVTSKGADDGEFSELYIFKWTSLLIPPTTLLIMNIVGVVVGVSDAINNGYDSWGPLFGRLFFALWVILHLYPFLKGLLGKQDRMPTIILVWSILLSSILTLLWVRINPFVSRDGPVLELCGLNCD